The stretch of DNA atgtcgATAATAATATTGATAGTAGAATATTATCAGTATAGTATTATAGTCAAGCAGTTGAATCGCAAGTACAATCGTTGAATTAGAGATCCAatcgatggatggatatatACGACGCCCTGTCTATTAATTATATCATACGTACACACTCTCTCGCCACGTAGTGCAAATACTGATATTCAGTATATCGATAATCGTGCGAGAAATACTAACCTAATTCAGGAGGATATTCAAAGTGCAAGCTAGCCATTTTTAAGAGTAACTTGAGAAAAGAGAGTATGTCCATAGCATCAGGTTAGCTAGCACCACAATGCATGCCATcatcgcccccccccccccccccccccccccaaacaCACACTCTTGCATCGTCTCAGCACTGACTTGTTCTATCTCAAcccttttattttcataattattactTTTTCTCCAGACATTTTTGCACCAtcaaacttaaataaaaaacaataaactaCATTTGTAGTCATGTGGCCCACTTCCTACTTTCTATTGGCTCATTTCCTACAAAATCTCTCCATTAATTATTCCTAATTTCGTTTTTTCTGTCTCACATTAGCATAGAGAGTGTGTGCGTAACACCTGGTTTgtttctcctttctttctaTCGATGCATCGATGAGTGAGAAGGCGGTGCTCTAAGTATGGTGGTTCTCCCTCACATCTCTTAACACAGTTATTAATGGTCACACCGCTTGTTTGAGCCGACGTGGGTCGAGAGACATGCCTCTCCGCCTTAGGCAACCAGGTAGTGAGCCTTGATGTCTACCATATGTAGTCATATAGTGTCTCTATAGAAATATGGTTAAGACTGAACATATAGATCCAATATAATAAGAGTAGACTACACGTTATATCTCTCCATTGTGGAAGATCTAATGGAGAtgtctactactactattgtTGAAAGCTATGCAATGggcatctaaaatagtttgagCAAGTTAGCTAGTAAGTAAAGTAATTGATCTCTTGATGTTAATACCTCAATCATGCACTGAATATAAGGTCATAGATGGTGTTATTCTTTCACGAGTCTTTTAGATTTCTTTTCGATTTATGTGATTTTATCATAGCTATTTAAATGTATAACCgatagaattaactattacagAGTCAAAAACCGCTTTAGTAGAATCAAATACTCTCTTCAATTTCATAAGACTTGTTAGTTTGGAAATGACGTGGTCTTCAAAAATAACTTTGACCACTATTTTCTACTACAATGTATATGTCGATAAACTAAtgattttatataagtatcttctaaaattaatttacacatgTAGTTCTAATGCttgtaaagtaaatattttaaaagttattccTAGTTAAAGTTTCTAatgtaaaagtaaatattttaaacacatatacTGGTGTAATGGAACCGGTGGATCAAACGTAAGGAGCTTTTATGTAAAAGCTTTTATGTAAAATCCACGTTCTACGATCGGAGAGGAGCAGCTGCAGAGCGAGTGAGCGATCGAGACGAGATCAATGGCATCGTTTCAGTAGCGAAGCGTAGTAGAGCCAAGAATGAGGCGAGGTGAGTCAACACGTGGAAGCGGAACCAGCCATGTGCATCCACTCATGACTCATCCGTACtactccccctcccccgcgtGTTCGTTCTTGCATGCGGCGCCCCATCCCCATCGGAATCATCAATCATTCCACGCTTCGCTGCTGCCTGCTTCTGCTTGTCTCCACCTACTCCGTTTTCTGTGGCGGTGGGCCCCACTCCTGTGTCAGCCGTTCCGTTTCAGAAGGGCCCCACTGTCTGTCAGCTCTGAGCTTGTCCAtgtccccctcctcctcctcctcttcttcttcaacCTCTCGCCCCTCCAACCATTTACATGCTGTTGCTGCCACTGATTGTTTTGCACCCAGCAAAGCCAGCTCTTTTTTGTCCGCCTCTTCCTCGTCCCAGCAGCCGTTTCCGATTGCCGGGGCTCGATCGATCTTCTCTCTAAATCCGGCCATCAGCACAAGAGAGAGCGCGCGCAGGTCGAGTTTGCATTGCAGATTTCGGCTTGATTGATTAGTTGCGGTGAGTACCTTCGATCTCTTGCCTCTTCTCCTcttagttttgtttctttcgttccttctctctttctgCAGTCTCTGTGCTGCGGTGTGGTTTGTGTCTCCGTTAGTTGGAGatttctcttccttcttcaAAATTTCTGCCTCCCTTTGTTCCTGTGAGTTCATCAATGCACACTACTCCCCGATCTTGTTCATTGCCTGCAAGCTGGGGTGGTTCTTTGTGCCTGCAATCCTCTGCTTCCAGTGTTAGTTGGATTCCTGATGACTACATGAGGATATGGGTTCCTTCTCGAACCttcttgcttctttttttgtgCGGATTCTTTTTCGCTTCTCCTTGATTCGTGCATAAAAAAGTTCCTGGCTTGGGGAATTCCAGCCATTTCATGTGCTTCAATTTGTGCTGTTTCAGCAACAAATGTTCTTGATTTGTACTTTTTCTGGAGTATGCTCTGCCCTCTTAACCTTTCATGAATATCCACTGGCTTCTTTGCAGCATACCCGTGTCTCATTAACAATACTATGCTGTCCAGATCCAAACGATGCGCTGCTTCGTTTCTTTAACTGCAAATTGATTGGTCATGTTTCTAGGAGAATAAAGTATTGGATTTCACATGATCTTCTGTACttaccaattaattaaattgactagttcaaaaattttatgacatCTTACTATCGTAGGGGTGATTTTATAAAATCTTGGAAAACTGTCTGTTCAACAACTTTGCATGTGTGTCTGTAGCAGAAGATACTATTATATGTTCTCCAAGACTAATATTTGACTAATGCAGATCAAAGTCAATAGTGCATATATGATTTGGGGAAGAAATATGTGGGAAATACAGTATACATGCCATTGTGCTCCTGTACTAGACAAGTTTGTTGATaggtttcagattttttttttagccaaTGAATAGGCTCCAGATAAAGTTTATTCACACAATAACACAGAAACAAAACATCTTTATCATGCATCATCTTTTTCCATGTATGGACTGTAATTCAGCAATATTTTTCCACAGGATAGTGAAAGAAGCACTTACAGGGCCGTGGAGGCTCTCTGAAATTCCAAAGGGGCACAAGGCAGGGGATGAGTACAACCAAAGTGAAGAGACGTGTGGGCAAGTATGAGCTAGGCAGAACCATTGGAGAGGGCACATTCGCGAAGGTCAAATTTGCAAGGGATACTGAGACCGGTGATCCGGTAGCCATTAAGATCCTAGACAAGGAGAAGGTTCTCAAGCATAAGATGGTCGAGCAGGTCACTGTCAAATACTACCAGCTAACGATCAAGTTCTGAATCTGAATTATTGTAGCTGCTTTAATGTTTGGTGATATTTCACATCTAATATATTATGGTCCCGTCCTTCCGATTCTTCTGCCTCTTAATATTCGCACGACAAAAAACTTGGCGGTTTGTTCAGGGTATAGGAGCTGTTGATGGAAGTAACACCTTTTGTTGGTGAGTAACTCTGTTTTTGCATGCAGATTAAGAGGGAAATTTCGACGATGAAGTTGATTAAGCACCCAAATGTTGTCCGCATATATGAGGTACCTAAAATGTACCAttctttttgtgtttttatcccagataatcttatattttaaaagagttaattatagtttatttaaatCTTTCTAGCGTCCATGCCATAACCTTAAAGCATCTATATTCAGTCATATTACGAAAATCATAATTTTGTTGCCAGATATTTTAGATGCAATTAGTCAGCACAcatgttatgtttttattatggGACACTGCTAATTGTCAAATCGATGTTCATTTCAGGTGATGGGAAGCAAGACTAAGATCTACATTGTTTTAGAATATGTTACGGGTGGCGAGCTCTTTGATACAATTGTATGTGACATACTACATTGTCCATTTCCAATTTAAAAAGTTCTCTTCTTTCCAACACACATAGAAgatactatttttaattttgacttacAGTTATTATAATTCCTTGTTTTATTAAGGTTAACCATGGTCGTATGAGAGAAGATGAGGCAAGAAGGTACTtccaacaattaattaatgctgTTGATTATTGTCATAGCAGGGGCGTGTACCACAGGGACTTAAAAGTGAGTTCATCTCCTGTACCTCTTTTGtcaatatgaaatatatttcaGAATCAAAACTTCCTtccgaaagaaaaaaacaaagtctGAACTACAATACCTGCAGCCAGAAAATTTACtgctagattcatatggtAATCTGAAGGTATCTGATTTTGGGCTGAGTGCACTATCTCAGCAAATTAAGGTATGAGTTTATTACTTTCTGCTCTCTAAGTATGTACCAACCGTCTCCAAAACATCACAATTCAGCAATTATCAGATAATTATTATATGGCTCTTCaattaatatttctttttctttgtggTCTTCTACAGGATGATGGTTTGCTGCACACAACCTGCGGGACTCCAAACTATGTTGCACCAGAGGTAATGTCAGAAATAGaagttttagaaatataaccTACCATTAGTTTATttggaattatttttatatttcagaAATAACTTTTACAATTCAACCTCCTTTATGATAGGTCCTTGAAGATCAAGGATATGATGGAGCAATGGCAGATTTGTGGTCATGTGGAGTTATCCTGTTTGTGCTGCTAGCAGGGTATTTGCCTTTTGAGGACTCTAATCTTATGACGTTGTATAAGAAAGTGAGAAGTGTAccacttttagatcactgcTGATCCATTACTTGTTCATGCTTATTTGATTCTTCTCTGCACTTTCTGGCAGATATCAAATGCAGAGTTTACGTTTCCACCTTGGATATCTTTTCCTGCCAAGAGGTTGTTAACAAGAATCCTTGATCCAAATCCAATGACGGTATGCTAGAACACAAGAGCTGAATAGACTAACATAAGATTAAAATTGACAAATTTCCTTAAGATAGCTAGGTCCAATGCATCAATGAACCTAGTGTATCCTCTTAACAACATAATATCTCATAATTCCCGTAGATTCATCAACTGATATTACTCAGTTCTACAGGGGCTACCACCCCTTTTAGAAGGCTCTTTGAtgcttaataaataataattatcacGCAAACAGATAGTAAAACTAATACCATAGTTCTCCATGACACAACATTGGATGGTGTCTTGAGCTAATGTCTTAAGCTACCATGGCAGAGAATAACAATTCCAGAAATATTAGAGGATGAGTGGTTCAAAAAGGGCTACAAACGCCCAGAGTTTGACGAAAAATATGACACAACATTGGATGATGTTGATGCTGTCTTCAATGACTCAGAAGTGAGTAGACTGCAGTATACACTtgaatttctattttattggCATGGCAGTTACTGCTTCTTACTACTGTGATTGACCTCCTCCAGGAGCACCACGTGACAGAAaagaaagaaccagaagctcTCAATGCATTTGAACTGATTTCAATGTCAGCAGGCCTCAATCTTGGAAATTTATTTGACTCAGAGCGGGTATGTGATCTCCCTATTTAATCAGTACTGACAAAGAACCTTGAACTAATGCTCCGCgtaaccttatttttttaatgaaccTGTAAGGATGTAACCTTAAAGTGAAGCGCTATTTATTGTCTTTTGTTCCACTTATACCTCCCTAAATCAGCACAGAAACATGTAAATCACCTATTGGTACCTTGTCAATTTACTCGTTAATATGTTTAGACTATACTGCATGCCACGAGTCGTGAAATCCATGCAGTTCAATTTTGTGTTTATTTAACCTCATAAttttgtacatatttttttaaaaaaatttgtgcagTTTATTATGCTGTACTTCAATTTTATTCACACTATTTTCAGGAATTCAAAAGAGAAACAAGGTTCGCATCAAAATGTCCACCGAAAGAAATTGTGCGCAAGATCGAGGAAGCCGCAAAACCTCTAGGATTTGATGTTCagaagaaaaattacaagGTCTGCTCCCTTCTCCCAAACAACTGTTTGCGTGAATCCCCTATTAAAACAATGGGTTCAAGCCTTCTAGGcattatttatagaaaatttaaatatatattttcttcatgCTGAATTTGTTTGATTGATTGACCAGTTAAGGCTGGAAAAGGTAAAAGCAGGGAGAAAAGGAAATCTGAATGTTGCTACTGAGGTAATATGAAAAACTGCTATACTGCAATCTGTTTACTGTAATCTTCTTCAATGCATCTAACAGTTATTGTGCATTATTATTCAGATACTGCAGGTTGCACCATCTCTTCATATGGTTGAAGTACGAAAAGCAAAAGGCGACACCCTAGAGTTTCATAAGGTAGATTTTTATGCAATGATCATGTCAATTAAAAGCTGATGTTCATGGACTATCGTTGGAAAACTGAGTCAGTAATTTGATAAGTTCAATTCACAGCCCTAGTCTGCTCCAAGTTCAGTAAATTGGGTTTCACTGAGTCGCCAGAATTATAATTtacccttttcttttgcaactTTTGTGTGAATGGCTTGTACTGAATCGCTTGAACTTTTCATGTGTTGCAGTTTTACAAAAACCTTTCCAACACCTTGAAGGATGTGGTTTGGAAATCAGATGATCTGCAAAGTCAACCTGCCTAGAAACTTGGGAGAGGAGATATGGGTGAATTATTTACATCCCATTCTTCTGAATTGATTCCCATTTCTAGATGCTGGAATAGCAGAaatcatgtttattttatttgtaattagtTGTGGGTGGACCTGTAAAGTACATTATGCTTGGTCTCCACTAGTGTTATAAATGTTGCTCTTAATTTTCAGAGAACCCTTTGTGTTAGCTCAAGTGAAGCTGATCATTCGATGGGGTTTTTTGTGTGTATAAACCAGAATCTTGTGAGGAACAAGTATAATTAATTGGTCAGCATTCATTTTCCATGTACACTATGAAGTCGTTTGATTTACAAGTTCTCAAGAACTCCAGATCAACTGTAACCAGACATTAAGGTGACAGCAAACTCTGAATTCTATGATTATGATAGATCAG from Oryza brachyantha chromosome 12, ObraRS2, whole genome shotgun sequence encodes:
- the LOC102718129 gene encoding CBL-interacting protein kinase 32-like encodes the protein MSTTKVKRRVGKYELGRTIGEGTFAKVKFARDTETGDPVAIKILDKEKVLKHKMVEQIKREISTMKLIKHPNVVRIYEVMGSKTKIYIVLEYVTGGELFDTIVNHGRMREDEARRYFQQLINAVDYCHSRGVYHRDLKPENLLLDSYGNLKVSDFGLSALSQQIKDDGLLHTTCGTPNYVAPEVLEDQGYDGAMADLWSCGVILFVLLAGYLPFEDSNLMTLYKKISNAEFTFPPWISFPAKRLLTRILDPNPMTRITIPEILEDEWFKKGYKRPEFDEKYDTTLDDVDAVFNDSEEHHVTEKKEPEALNAFELISMSAGLNLGNLFDSEREFKRETRFASKCPPKEIVRKIEEAAKPLGFDVQKKNYKLRLEKVKAGRKGNLNVATEILQVAPSLHMVEVRKAKGDTLEFHKFYKNLSNTLKDVVWKSDDLQSQPA